In Denitratisoma sp. DHT3, one DNA window encodes the following:
- a CDS encoding DUF2249 domain-containing protein yields MNQAVHRAHLHLSPDSIYPFDARGIAKRFRHAAIFGALDALQPGETMRFCNDHDPLPLLDQLSNRYGPTVDIRYLQREPGAIVIDFVKQAG; encoded by the coding sequence ATGAATCAAGCCGTCCACCGCGCCCACCTGCATCTGTCCCCGGATTCCATCTATCCCTTCGACGCCCGCGGCATCGCCAAGCGCTTCCGCCACGCCGCGATCTTCGGCGCGCTCGACGCGCTGCAACCCGGCGAGACCATGCGCTTTTGCAACGACCACGATCCGCTGCCCCTGCTCGATCAGCTTTCCAACCGCTACGGCCCCACGGTGGACATCCGCTACCTGCAACGCGAACCCGGCGCGATCGTGATCGATTTCGTCAAGCAGGCGGGGTGA
- a CDS encoding hemerythrin domain-containing protein, protein MKRAAALAGLSREHHTALVLAQRIAAGTLSPADLQARFERELEPHFRAEEAALLPLLAAAGAGALAERTRREHDGMRRLLALVLAGDAAALAAFGGALRDHVRFEERELFPDAETRLTPTQLQTLATQLEDAATPPPAAASPSHLDF, encoded by the coding sequence ATGAAGCGCGCCGCCGCCCTGGCCGGTCTGTCCCGCGAGCACCACACGGCCCTGGTGCTGGCCCAGCGCATCGCCGCCGGCACCCTGTCGCCGGCCGATTTGCAGGCGCGCTTCGAGCGCGAGCTGGAACCCCATTTCCGCGCCGAGGAGGCGGCCCTGCTGCCCCTGCTGGCGGCGGCCGGCGCCGGCGCCCTGGCCGAACGCACCCGGCGCGAGCATGACGGGATGCGGCGCCTCCTGGCACTCGTCCTGGCGGGCGACGCCGCCGCCCTGGCGGCTTTCGGCGGCGCGCTGCGCGACCACGTGCGCTTCGAGGAGCGCGAATTGTTTCCGGACGCCGAAACCCGGCTCACGCCGACCCAACTGCAAACCCTGGCGACGCAACTGGAGGACGCGGCAACGCCCCCACCCGCCGCCGCGTCGCCATCTCACCTCGATTTTTAA
- a CDS encoding DUF2249 domain-containing protein has translation MSAEQATLQATKTTIDVRTIPPRERHPLIFDTFHALASGEALLLVNDHDPKPLYYQFQAESKDAFTWDYLESGPDVWQVRIGKR, from the coding sequence ATGAGCGCCGAGCAAGCCACCCTGCAAGCCACCAAAACGACCATCGACGTCCGCACGATTCCGCCGCGCGAACGCCATCCCCTGATTTTCGACACCTTCCACGCACTGGCGTCCGGAGAGGCGCTGCTGCTGGTCAACGACCACGACCCGAAGCCGCTGTACTACCAGTTCCAGGCCGAAAGCAAGGACGCGTTCACCTGGGACTATCTGGAAAGCGGCCCCGACGTCTGGCAGGTGCGAATCGGCAAGCGCTGA
- a CDS encoding metal-sulfur cluster assembly factor → MTIDALSDLSATAPLPHPDALRAALKDVVDPEVGMNIVDLGLIYGIDLSPAGLQLDMTMTSPACPMGEMILEEVEARLRGELPEGFPLQVNLVWNPPWDPSRMSDEARRHFGW, encoded by the coding sequence ATGACCATCGACGCGTTGTCCGACCTGTCCGCGACTGCCCCGCTTCCGCATCCCGACGCCCTGCGCGCGGCGTTGAAGGACGTGGTGGACCCGGAAGTGGGGATGAACATCGTCGATCTGGGGCTGATCTACGGCATCGACCTGAGCCCGGCGGGTTTGCAGTTGGACATGACGATGACTTCTCCGGCCTGCCCGATGGGCGAGATGATCCTGGAGGAGGTCGAAGCGCGCTTGCGCGGCGAGTTGCCGGAAGGGTTTCCGCTCCAGGTGAACCTGGTGTGGAACCCGCCCTGGGACCCGTCGCGGATGAGCGACGAGGCACGCCGGCATTTCGGCTGGTGA
- a CDS encoding RrF2 family transcriptional regulator produces MRLTTFSDYTLRVLMYLALEPGHLATIPEIAAAYGISENHLMKVVHQLAKSGVVTSIRGKGGGIRLARPPEEIRLGQVVRTSEGEGPIAECLSGDPDTCHIAPACRLSGILVGAFDALYAFLDQYTLADLVGNRLALAPMLLSRMDG; encoded by the coding sequence ATGCGCCTGACGACTTTTTCCGACTACACGCTGCGGGTGCTGATGTATCTGGCCCTGGAGCCGGGCCATCTCGCCACCATCCCCGAGATCGCGGCGGCCTACGGCATTTCGGAAAACCACCTGATGAAAGTGGTGCATCAACTGGCCAAGAGCGGCGTGGTGACCTCGATCCGCGGCAAGGGCGGCGGCATCCGCCTGGCGCGGCCGCCCGAGGAAATCCGCCTGGGCCAGGTGGTGAGAACCAGCGAGGGCGAGGGCCCCATCGCTGAGTGCCTCTCCGGCGACCCCGACACCTGCCACATCGCCCCGGCCTGCCGCCTCTCCGGCATCCTGGTAGGGGCCTTCGACGCCCTCTATGCCTTCCTCGACCAATACACCCTGGCCGACCTGGTGGGCAACCGCCTGGCACTGGCGCCGATGCTGCTCAGCCGGATGGACGGCTGA
- a CDS encoding beta strand repeat-containing protein, which yields MLTTGVDNFTGGTGNDSFTADNTGATSQFTAADTLAGGAGTDSLTIYGTNTVTVANMSGIENVTVDSMGAGTTWDFSTISGITSLTNSRAVGASTVTVGNGVGVTLSKNALSSGLQTVNFGSTDTSATLTLNTVDTSGGGNLTETGAAVTTLNIKTTGGASSVGTLTTGATTTTLNVSGDQNLTIAGTAGGLAGAAYKIDATNLTGKLSVVTADATAAGSATAPSVTVIGGSGNDTIDVRASTASDYTSVSAGSGDDTVKVTNAQITGDATDALTGGAGTDTLVIDFTATGTQATDLSGTVTGFERISVLSAGGAMTATLAMAANKLGISDIAWDGNAADTLVVTGLAAASTIRVNNSAVAVSAQIGTDTTADTVTFNLDGTTVTTLTATNYETVNLVSTKDSSGNTNALTTGTLSSATTVNLSGAGAMTGGAITMASGATFSAANYTGDLTATTFGASVKSYVGGSGKDQITLVAGDLKQGNSFDGGAGTADTLTVQATQDQDAGILALSGFETVSITAEAGNADIFKADFRNVTGLTTLNIIDGGDNDSFVLNRLSSDTALTFGAGTTGTVTTTINSGTSQKIGFSGNHTIGSVVLDSGTTTLTVTSSNGNTTADEAGGVFTSLSGTSLATINLDGLDRTDLGTVGTTVTKIDASSSKGGLTVTASATATTIIGSQAADTITGGGAADTIQGGKGDDILSGGNGADSYVFEATAALNGSDTITIVVADDILNFKNFMSGGSVDQNGGAGTAIVAYAAANNNDVNITNKVAIFDTNGAVLNAAGLVAEIQGAGNAFAITSGGKAIVITGDASAPANAANIFFVDDTLDGVSGTISATDVVVVGVTSGNFDVDTLITSNFAFA from the coding sequence TTGCTCACTACCGGCGTAGATAACTTCACCGGTGGTACTGGTAACGATAGCTTTACCGCTGACAACACTGGCGCTACTTCGCAGTTCACGGCTGCAGATACCCTGGCTGGCGGTGCCGGCACCGACTCCCTGACCATCTACGGTACCAACACTGTGACCGTTGCCAACATGTCCGGCATCGAGAACGTGACTGTTGACAGTATGGGTGCTGGCACGACCTGGGACTTTTCCACAATCAGCGGTATCACCAGCCTGACTAACTCCCGTGCAGTGGGTGCTTCCACGGTGACCGTGGGTAATGGCGTTGGTGTGACTCTGTCCAAGAATGCCCTGAGCAGTGGTCTGCAGACTGTTAACTTTGGCTCTACGGATACCTCGGCAACGCTGACGTTGAACACTGTGGATACGTCGGGTGGCGGTAACCTGACCGAGACGGGCGCTGCTGTCACCACCCTGAACATCAAAACGACCGGCGGTGCAAGCTCTGTTGGTACGCTGACGACGGGTGCAACCACCACGACCCTGAATGTGTCGGGCGATCAAAACCTGACCATTGCTGGCACGGCAGGTGGTTTGGCCGGCGCTGCATACAAGATCGATGCAACCAACCTGACTGGCAAGCTGTCCGTCGTGACGGCTGACGCAACCGCTGCCGGTTCCGCTACTGCGCCCAGCGTGACGGTGATTGGTGGTTCTGGCAACGACACCATCGACGTTCGTGCATCCACGGCCTCCGACTACACCTCCGTATCCGCAGGTTCTGGCGACGATACCGTGAAAGTGACCAACGCTCAGATCACCGGCGATGCGACCGATGCGCTGACCGGCGGTGCGGGTACTGATACGCTCGTAATTGATTTCACCGCAACGGGTACTCAGGCAACTGATCTCAGCGGCACTGTTACCGGATTCGAAAGGATTTCGGTGCTCTCTGCTGGTGGTGCAATGACTGCAACTTTGGCAATGGCCGCCAACAAGCTCGGCATTTCTGACATTGCTTGGGATGGCAATGCTGCTGATACTTTGGTCGTGACTGGTTTGGCAGCTGCCTCCACCATTCGCGTTAACAACAGTGCTGTTGCCGTGTCTGCTCAAATCGGTACCGACACTACTGCGGACACCGTAACCTTCAACCTTGATGGCACTACCGTTACTACGCTGACTGCCACCAACTACGAGACAGTCAACCTCGTTTCGACGAAGGACAGCAGCGGCAACACCAACGCCCTGACCACGGGGACCCTGTCCTCCGCGACCACAGTGAACCTGTCGGGTGCAGGCGCTATGACCGGTGGCGCGATCACCATGGCCTCCGGTGCGACCTTCAGTGCTGCTAACTACACGGGCGACCTGACTGCCACGACCTTCGGCGCTTCCGTCAAGTCCTATGTGGGTGGCTCTGGCAAGGATCAGATTACGCTGGTGGCTGGTGACCTGAAGCAAGGCAATAGTTTTGATGGTGGTGCCGGTACCGCCGACACACTGACCGTTCAGGCCACTCAAGACCAAGACGCCGGTATTCTGGCTCTGTCAGGCTTTGAAACGGTAAGCATCACTGCTGAAGCTGGTAATGCTGATATCTTTAAGGCGGACTTCCGCAATGTAACGGGCCTTACTACCCTGAATATCATTGATGGCGGTGACAACGACAGCTTCGTGTTGAATCGTTTGAGTAGCGACACCGCTCTTACCTTCGGTGCCGGCACTACGGGTACGGTTACGACAACCATCAACAGCGGGACTTCCCAGAAGATCGGGTTCTCTGGTAACCACACTATCGGAAGTGTGGTGCTCGACTCCGGCACGACTACGCTGACCGTCACCTCCAGCAATGGCAATACGACGGCTGACGAGGCGGGTGGTGTGTTCACTTCCTTATCTGGTACATCGCTAGCCACCATCAACCTGGATGGTCTGGATCGCACCGATCTTGGTACCGTAGGTACTACGGTGACGAAGATTGACGCTTCGTCTTCGAAGGGTGGTTTGACCGTGACGGCTTCTGCTACTGCCACTACCATCATTGGCTCGCAAGCGGCTGACACCATTACCGGTGGCGGTGCTGCGGATACGATCCAAGGCGGTAAGGGAGATGACATACTGAGCGGCGGTAACGGTGCCGATAGCTATGTCTTCGAAGCTACTGCGGCTCTGAACGGTTCTGACACTATCACGATAGTTGTTGCAGACGATATTCTGAACTTTAAGAACTTCATGTCTGGTGGTTCAGTTGATCAGAATGGTGGTGCTGGCACTGCAATCGTGGCCTATGCAGCGGCCAATAACAACGATGTGAACATTACCAATAAGGTTGCGATTTTCGACACCAATGGCGCTGTACTGAACGCCGCCGGTTTGGTTGCCGAAATTCAAGGCGCAGGTAATGCATTCGCAATCACCAGCGGCGGCAAAGCCATCGTGATCACAGGTGATGCATCGGCACCTGCTAACGCAGCGAACATCTTCTTTGTGGATGACACGTTGGACGGCGTCAGCGGTACGATTAGCGCAACTGACGTTGTGGTGGTTGGTGTGACCAGCGGCAACTTCGATGTTGATACGCTGATTACCAGCAACTTTGCTTTTGCCTAA
- a CDS encoding type II toxin-antitoxin system RelE/ParE family toxin: MVFVELPIFVRCAGELFSDEDMRELQATLLENPAAGDLIPGGRGLRKLRVPLLGRGKRGGARVIYYHWVSHEQCYLVYAYAKNVAADLTKEQLRRLVDVIDAEVNHG; the protein is encoded by the coding sequence ATGGTCTTCGTTGAGCTTCCCATCTTCGTCCGCTGCGCCGGCGAGTTGTTCTCGGATGAGGACATGCGCGAGTTGCAGGCGACCTTGCTGGAAAACCCTGCCGCTGGAGATTTGATTCCAGGTGGGCGTGGCCTGCGAAAACTGCGCGTCCCCCTACTGGGGCGAGGGAAACGTGGCGGAGCTCGAGTGATCTACTACCACTGGGTCAGTCACGAGCAGTGCTATTTGGTCTATGCCTATGCCAAGAATGTGGCGGCTGACCTGACCAAGGAGCAACTGCGGCGATTGGTCGATGTAATCGATGCGGAGGTGAACCATGGATGA
- a CDS encoding helix-turn-helix domain-containing protein produces MDDKKFNELLESVRDMGRHMRGEAVAGAKVREFPEPDVKAIRERTGLSQTRFAYLIGVKPKTLQNWEQHRVRPAGPARALLKIVEANPNALSVLHAA; encoded by the coding sequence ATGGATGACAAAAAATTTAACGAACTGCTGGAAAGTGTTCGCGACATGGGGCGCCACATGCGTGGCGAAGCTGTCGCGGGAGCAAAGGTGCGGGAGTTTCCAGAGCCCGACGTAAAGGCTATCCGGGAGCGTACGGGCTTGAGTCAGACTCGTTTTGCCTACCTGATCGGGGTCAAGCCCAAGACCCTGCAGAACTGGGAACAGCACCGGGTTCGCCCGGCAGGTCCAGCGCGTGCGCTGCTGAAGATCGTCGAGGCCAACCCCAATGCCCTGTCGGTCCTGCATGCAGCCTGA
- a CDS encoding type II toxin-antitoxin system RelE/ParE family toxin gives MFELLHGVAELPTYIRLAEKLLSAGERQDLIDYLAGHPKAGDIMEGMGGVHKLRWRRGGQGKSGGVRVIYYFHDERMPLYLLALFAKGDKANLTKAERNELTGLVDVLIGIWKERATS, from the coding sequence ATGTTTGAACTCCTGCACGGTGTTGCCGAACTGCCAACCTACATTCGTCTGGCCGAAAAGTTGTTGTCTGCGGGTGAACGCCAAGACCTGATCGATTATCTGGCCGGGCATCCCAAGGCCGGGGACATCATGGAAGGGATGGGTGGTGTCCACAAGCTGCGCTGGCGGCGCGGCGGGCAGGGCAAGAGCGGCGGCGTGCGTGTGATCTACTACTTCCACGATGAACGCATGCCGCTGTATCTGCTGGCGCTCTTTGCCAAGGGCGACAAGGCAAATCTGACCAAGGCTGAACGTAACGAATTGACGGGGCTGGTGGATGTACTGATCGGGATATGGAAGGAAAGGGCAACATCATGA
- the nadS gene encoding NadS family protein: MSSAFESIKQGLKEAIAHAQGETQGVRVHRPRAIDVKAVRAKVGMTQEQFAARFGFSTATLRHWERGDRSPRGPALALLNVIEHNPQAVIEALTR, translated from the coding sequence ATGAGCAGCGCATTTGAAAGTATCAAGCAGGGTTTAAAAGAGGCTATCGCTCACGCCCAGGGTGAGACACAAGGTGTGCGGGTACATCGCCCGCGGGCCATTGATGTAAAGGCCGTCCGCGCCAAGGTAGGCATGACGCAGGAGCAGTTTGCTGCCCGTTTCGGTTTTTCGACGGCAACCCTGCGCCATTGGGAGCGGGGTGATCGTTCACCCCGAGGCCCGGCACTGGCGCTGCTCAACGTCATCGAGCATAACCCTCAGGCGGTAATTGAGGCGCTGACCAGGTAA
- a CDS encoding TonB-dependent receptor: MRYQKGKKYILKALPVLLTAAYSCGAAAEGAKLEEVIVTAQKRAERLQDVPLSISAIGGAQLETRGIEGGADMSGLAPNLLVAKSPTNDLISQISIRGAATGQPSILVDPSVGMYIDGVYVAKSQGNLSEMVDLERIEVLRGPQGTLFGRNTLGGAINFITRKPAGVFSGSANLEIGNYGRHVERVSIDLPRMGIASVSFALRNEKQDGWLKNDTGRAFGNKDRQAFRLSANFDISRDLQVDYKYDHTEADEMPSPATMYAPDGGSTLTSGASLTSLGNMYIGYGMTALGNMFLNAASAASTSRPSSFSSDPGREFWQKLKIDGHALTATYQLNPTNTLKYIGSFRKTYYSDQLELDATPQPIGYSRRDTDLRTWSHEFQWIGNTDRLNYVAGYYAFKEDGFTFGPRSFWFGTVNPTNMIVNSGVTTEQKAVYGQLDWKATRDLTLTAGIRRTQEDRGLEASQYITNGYLGPAVMNLVAPVNYMTSFSATTPTLSAVYKLNDNVNVFARMAKGFKSGGWNGESTNPAILRTPYDPEKSQTFEVGMKSSFADGRGTFNATYFHNKITDMQLTMLPPGALSSNIYNAGKATQQGIELEMAWQMADGWRMTGSYGYLDAEFDQYMDTGINPPNVGMLIDTGKNRVMPYAPKHTLNLNVDGRLAKTAWGTLRVIADYTYMSERYLYAANESVTSPIAGSGSFASVSEMPAIGMVNARLLLANIPVGGPGAAEASFWVKNLTDEKKIMNGIDFSIFRTVAWAPPRTYGVSFGYKW, encoded by the coding sequence ATGCGTTACCAGAAAGGCAAGAAGTACATCCTGAAGGCGCTGCCGGTGCTGCTGACGGCGGCTTATTCCTGTGGCGCGGCGGCGGAAGGCGCCAAGCTGGAGGAGGTCATCGTGACCGCCCAGAAACGGGCCGAGCGTCTGCAGGACGTGCCGCTTTCGATTTCCGCCATTGGCGGCGCCCAACTGGAGACCCGCGGCATCGAGGGCGGTGCCGACATGTCCGGCCTGGCCCCCAACCTGCTGGTGGCCAAGTCGCCCACCAACGACCTGATTTCCCAGATCAGCATTCGCGGCGCCGCCACCGGCCAGCCGTCGATCCTGGTCGATCCGTCGGTCGGCATGTACATCGACGGCGTCTATGTGGCCAAGTCCCAGGGCAATCTGTCCGAAATGGTCGATCTGGAGCGCATCGAAGTGCTGCGCGGCCCGCAGGGCACCCTCTTCGGCCGCAACACGCTGGGCGGCGCGATCAACTTCATCACCCGCAAGCCCGCCGGCGTTTTCAGCGGTTCGGCGAATCTGGAAATCGGCAACTATGGTCGCCACGTGGAGCGCGTGTCGATCGATCTGCCGCGCATGGGCATTGCCAGCGTGAGTTTCGCCCTGCGCAATGAAAAGCAGGACGGCTGGCTGAAGAACGACACTGGCCGCGCCTTCGGCAACAAGGATCGCCAGGCCTTCCGCCTCTCCGCCAACTTCGATATCAGCCGCGATCTGCAGGTGGACTACAAGTACGACCACACCGAGGCCGATGAAATGCCCAGCCCGGCGACAATGTACGCACCCGACGGCGGCAGCACCCTGACGAGCGGCGCCAGCCTGACCAGCCTCGGCAATATGTATATCGGTTATGGCATGACGGCCCTGGGGAACATGTTCCTCAACGCCGCCAGCGCCGCCTCCACCTCCCGTCCAAGTTCTTTTTCGAGCGATCCGGGGCGCGAATTCTGGCAAAAGCTGAAAATCGACGGCCATGCCCTGACCGCCACCTATCAGCTCAATCCGACCAATACCCTCAAGTACATCGGTTCTTTCCGCAAGACCTATTACAGCGACCAGCTGGAACTGGACGCCACGCCCCAGCCCATCGGCTACTCGCGCCGGGACACCGACCTGAGGACCTGGTCTCATGAATTTCAGTGGATCGGCAATACCGATCGCCTGAACTATGTCGCCGGCTACTACGCTTTCAAGGAAGACGGTTTCACCTTCGGTCCGCGCAGTTTCTGGTTCGGCACGGTCAATCCGACCAACATGATCGTCAATAGCGGTGTGACCACCGAGCAGAAAGCCGTCTATGGCCAGCTGGACTGGAAGGCGACCCGCGACCTGACGCTGACCGCCGGCATTCGCCGCACCCAGGAGGACCGGGGCCTGGAGGCCAGCCAGTACATCACCAACGGTTATCTGGGGCCGGCGGTCATGAACCTTGTCGCGCCGGTTAATTACATGACCAGCTTCAGCGCCACGACGCCGACCCTCAGTGCCGTCTACAAGCTGAACGACAATGTCAATGTCTTCGCCCGTATGGCCAAGGGCTTCAAGAGCGGCGGCTGGAACGGCGAATCCACCAACCCGGCCATTCTGCGCACGCCTTATGATCCGGAGAAATCCCAGACCTTCGAGGTTGGCATGAAGAGCAGCTTCGCGGATGGTCGGGGCACGTTCAACGCCACCTACTTCCACAACAAGATCACCGACATGCAGCTGACCATGCTGCCGCCGGGCGCGCTTTCCTCCAATATTTACAATGCGGGCAAGGCCACCCAGCAAGGGATCGAGCTGGAGATGGCCTGGCAGATGGCCGACGGCTGGCGCATGACCGGCAGCTATGGCTATCTGGATGCCGAATTCGATCAGTACATGGACACGGGCATCAATCCGCCCAACGTCGGTATGCTGATCGATACGGGCAAGAACCGGGTCATGCCCTATGCGCCCAAGCACACCCTGAACCTGAACGTCGACGGCCGCCTGGCCAAGACCGCCTGGGGTACGCTGCGGGTCATCGCCGACTACACCTACATGTCCGAGCGTTATCTGTACGCGGCCAACGAGAGCGTCACTTCGCCCATCGCGGGTAGCGGGAGCTTTGCTTCCGTCTCGGAAATGCCGGCGATCGGCATGGTCAACGCGCGCCTGCTGCTGGCCAACATCCCCGTCGGCGGTCCCGGTGCGGCCGAGGCCTCCTTCTGGGTTAAGAACCTGACCGACGAGAAGAAAATCATGAACGGCATCGACTTCTCCATCTTCCGTACCGTAGCCTGGGCCCCGCCCCGGACTTATGGCGTTTCCTTCGGCTATAAGTGGTAA
- a CDS encoding Bax inhibitor-1/YccA family protein, protein MSYNDVIVQNTTAAAQQHRVLRNTYALLALSMVPTVLGALLGTSIGASLMVGSPILSLLLFLGVAWGLMIGIEKTKNSGMGVVLLLAFTFFMGLMMGPLLRHALGFSNGGTLIALAAGGTGAIFLTLAGIATTSKRDFSKMGTFLMAGVVLILVAAIANAFLHLPALTLAISAAAVLVFSALILFDIQRIVQGGETNYITATLAVYLDVYNIFVSLLQLLMAFGGERD, encoded by the coding sequence ATGAGCTACAACGACGTCATCGTCCAGAACACCACCGCCGCCGCCCAGCAACACCGGGTGCTGCGCAATACCTACGCCCTGCTGGCGCTTTCGATGGTGCCCACGGTGCTGGGCGCGCTGCTGGGCACCAGCATCGGCGCGTCATTGATGGTCGGCAGCCCCATCCTCAGCCTGCTGTTGTTCCTGGGCGTCGCCTGGGGTCTGATGATCGGCATCGAGAAGACCAAGAACAGCGGCATGGGCGTGGTCCTGCTGCTGGCCTTCACCTTCTTCATGGGCCTGATGATGGGCCCGCTGCTGCGCCACGCGCTGGGCTTCTCCAACGGCGGCACCCTGATCGCCCTGGCGGCGGGCGGCACCGGCGCGATCTTCCTCACCCTGGCCGGCATCGCCACCACCAGCAAGCGCGATTTCAGCAAGATGGGCACCTTCCTGATGGCGGGCGTGGTCCTGATCCTGGTGGCCGCCATCGCCAACGCCTTCCTGCATCTGCCGGCGCTGACCCTGGCGATCTCCGCGGCCGCCGTGCTGGTGTTCTCGGCGCTGATCCTGTTCGACATCCAGCGCATCGTCCAGGGCGGCGAGACCAACTACATCACCGCCACCCTGGCCGTGTATCTGGACGTCTACAACATCTTCGTCAGCCTGCTGCAACTGCTGATGGCCTTCGGCGGCGAGCGCGACTGA
- the mutY gene encoding A/G-specific adenine glycosylase codes for MRRLQKVPSPPLAGEGEGDGYFSDRLVAWHRRHGRHDLPWQNTRDPYRVWLSEIMLQQTQVATVIPYYRRFLERFPTLAALAAAPVEEVMALWSGLGYYARARNLHACARAVMETHGGRFPAAPEAIAELPGIGRSTANAIATFCFDARAPILDGNVKRVFARCFGIEGFPGTPAVERELWTLAESLMPPRQDGEGGPCGNYIQAQMDLGATVCTRAKPRCEACPLAEICVARSTGRQAELPVARPRKALPEREAIVLLLVDQGRVLLEQRPPSGIWGGLLSLPELPAGADPAQYALDAFGCLAEDWEELPGLVHTFTHFRLHLTPLRTRVRLLPQAREQGARWLDPGQLDDAPLPTPIRRILVGFGR; via the coding sequence ATGAGGCGCTTGCAGAAGGTTCCCTCTCCCCCCCTTGCGGGAGAGGGAGAGGGCGATGGATATTTTTCCGACCGCCTGGTCGCCTGGCATCGCCGCCACGGCCGTCACGATCTGCCCTGGCAGAACACCCGCGACCCCTATCGGGTCTGGCTCTCGGAAATCATGCTGCAGCAGACCCAGGTGGCGACGGTGATCCCCTATTACCGGCGTTTCCTGGAGCGCTTCCCGACGCTCGCCGCGCTGGCGGCCGCGCCGGTGGAGGAGGTGATGGCGCTGTGGAGCGGCCTGGGCTACTACGCCCGGGCGCGCAACCTCCATGCCTGCGCGCGGGCCGTGATGGAAACGCACGGCGGCCGCTTCCCGGCCGCGCCCGAGGCGATCGCCGAACTGCCGGGCATCGGCCGTTCCACCGCCAATGCCATCGCCACCTTCTGTTTCGATGCCCGCGCGCCGATCCTCGACGGCAACGTCAAGCGGGTCTTCGCCCGCTGCTTCGGCATCGAGGGCTTCCCCGGCACGCCGGCGGTGGAGCGGGAACTCTGGACCCTGGCCGAGTCCCTGATGCCGCCGCGCCAGGACGGCGAGGGTGGGCCGTGTGGGAATTACATCCAGGCGCAGATGGACCTGGGCGCCACGGTCTGCACCCGCGCCAAGCCGCGCTGCGAAGCCTGTCCGTTGGCGGAGATCTGCGTCGCCCGCAGCACCGGCCGCCAGGCCGAACTGCCTGTCGCCCGGCCGCGCAAGGCCCTGCCGGAACGGGAGGCGATCGTGCTGCTGCTGGTCGATCAGGGCCGGGTGCTGCTGGAGCAGCGCCCCCCTAGCGGCATCTGGGGCGGACTGCTGTCGCTGCCGGAACTGCCGGCCGGCGCCGATCCCGCGCAATACGCGCTGGACGCTTTTGGTTGCCTGGCCGAGGACTGGGAGGAACTGCCGGGCCTGGTGCATACCTTCACCCATTTCCGCCTGCACCTGACGCCCCTACGCACCCGGGTCCGGCTGTTGCCGCAGGCGCGGGAACAGGGAGCGCGCTGGCTGGATCCTGGGCAGTTGGATGACGCGCCTCTGCCGACACCCATCCGCCGCATTCTGGTGGGATTCGGGCGGTGA